In the genome of Epinephelus lanceolatus isolate andai-2023 chromosome 18, ASM4190304v1, whole genome shotgun sequence, one region contains:
- the LOC144458573 gene encoding mitochondrial ribosome and complex I assembly factor AltMIEF1-like, which yields MGGWSRSAVLELYRALLRAGRHLQYTDRNYYRRAVAREFRRCQALTVPEDKEDALKRGQFFLNSRLGGLM from the coding sequence ATGGGCGGCTGGTCTCGCAGTGCCGTGCTGGAGCTGTACCGGGCGCTGCTCCGTGCAGGGCGTCACCTTCAGTACACTGACCGCAATTACTATCGTCGTGCTGTGGCCCGCGAGTTTCGCCGCTGCCAAGCCCTGACGGTACCTGAAGACAAGGAGGACGCGCTGAAGAGGGGCCAGTTCTTCCTCAACAGCCGACTGGGTGGGCTTATGTAG
- the mief1 gene encoding mitochondrial dynamics protein MID51: protein MAGVNGDRKGKKDDNGIGTAIDFMLSNAKLVLGVGGAAMLGIATLAVKRMYDRAISAPTSPTGMEPTGKRSWEEPAWMGSSPRVLNHDMKSTVSRSLQSLPTSSHAFEPDCLRRALGRAAVGGSGATQSDLQRARMRLSLQEHLWEFYQNNVNIPSEEQALARRAALDICAELRVFLHAKLPDMPLREMYLSGSLYDDLQVVTADHAQLMVPLILEKNLWSSVPGEDTIMNVPGFWLVRRENLEYFPRNSSYWDRCMVGGYLSPKSVLEVFDKLVAGSINWPAIGSVLDYIIRPVVPSETLTLEVQYETDRKLYVDFLPLLVMEDGTSLIAKPHRLAAERHENLWRQSFRVAETARLRALDQEDGGCRCACLKLAKAVCKLNPALNRLNASQLTNAILLLCEKEGDWTQEALADRFLQLLRALVGHLEAGRLPCALSPKVNLFCELTAQEVDELGYTLYCALSDPEGLLRTAVAQPPNP, encoded by the exons ATGGCGGGGGTGAATGGAGACCGTAAAGGGAAGAAAGATGACAATGGGATCGGCACAGCCATTGACTTCATGCTTTCCAATGCCAAGCTGGTGCTGGGAGTGGGAGGAGCAGCCATGCTCGGCATTGCAACGCTTGCTGTCAAAAGA ATGTATGACCGGGCCATAAGTGCTCCCACCAGCCCCACCGGTATGGAGCCGACAGGAAAGAGAAGCTGGGAGGAGCCAGCCTGGATGGGTTCGTCACCACGGGTGCTGAACCACGACATGAAGTCCACAGTTAGCAGGTCTCTGCAGTCTCTGCCCACTTCCTCACATGCTTTTGAACCAG ACTGTCTGCGGAGGGCTCTGGGTCGAGCTGCGGTGGGAGGCAGCGGTGCCACTCAGTCAGACCTGCAGCGGGCCCGGATGCGTCTGTCGCTGCAGGAACATCTGTGGGAGTTCTACCAAAATAACGTGAACATCCCCTCGGAGGAGCAGGCTCTGGCTCGGAGAGCAGCGCTGGACATCTGTGCCGAACTCAGAGTGTTCCTTCACGCCAAACTGCCCGACATGCCGCTCAGAGAGATGTACCTGAGTGGCAGTCTGTATGATGACCTGCAG GTGGTGACAGCGGACCACGCCCAGCTCATGGTGCCTCTGATCTTGGAGAAGAACCTGTGGTCGTCCGTCCCTGGGGAGGACACCATCATGAACGTCCCAGGTTTCTGGCTCGTCCGCAGGGAGAACTTGGAGTATTTCCCACGGAACAGCAGCTACTGGGACCGCTGCATGGTCGGAGGTTACCTCTCTCCTAAATCAGTCCTTGAAGTGTTTGACAAGCTTGTGGCGGGCTCGATCAACTGGCCGGCTATAGGGAGCGTCCTCGACTACATCATTCGTCCTGTCGTTCCCTCAGAAACACTGACCCTGGAGGTGCAGTACGAGACGGACCGGAAACTGTACGTGGACTTCTTACCGTTACTTGTGATGGAAGACGGAACCTCACTGATCGCCAAACCACATCGACTAGCTGCAGAGCGCCATGAAAACCTGTGGCGGCAGAGCTTCCGCGTGGCTGAGACGGCACGACTCAGGGCCCTGGACCAGGAGGACGGAGGCTGCCGATGCGCCTGCCTGAAGCTGGCGAAAGCCGTGTGCAAGCTCAACCCTGCCCTTAACCGGCTCAACGCCAGCCAGCTCACCAACGCCATCTTGTTGCTGTGCGAAAAAGAAGGCGACTGGACCCAAGAAGCGCTGGCTGACCGCTTCCTTCAACTGCTACGAGCGCTGGTGGGACACCTAGAGGCCGGGAGGCTGCCGTGCGCCCTCAGCCCTAAAGTTAACTTATTCTGTGAGCTGACTGCACAGGAAGTAGACGAGCTGGGGTATACACTCTACTGTGCCCTCTCAGATCCCGAGGGGCTGCTGAGAACTGCTGTGGCACAGCCGCCCAACCCCTGA